Sequence from the Pedobacter sp. D749 genome:
GCTTTCGAAAATACCTTAGAAAGCCTTCAGGAGATCTATTCAGCACTGCCGGAAAATTGGAAAATGTTTGTGGAGTACAAAGCCTTCGAACCTAACTTTTACTCGACTACGGTTGGCGACTGGGGACAATCACTTTTATATGCTAGTAAACTGGGTAAAAAGGCATATACTTTGGTCGATTTAGGTCACCATTTGCCTAATGCAAACATTGAACAGATTGTTGCTTTATTGTTAATGGAAGGAAAATTGGGTGGTTTCCACTTCAACGATTCTAAATACGGAGATGATGATTTAACTGCCGGAAGCATTAAACCTTATCAATTGTTCTTAATTTTTAACGAACTGGTAGAGGGAATGGATGCAAAAGGTATGAACCATGCAAAAGATTTAGGATGGATGATCGATGCTTCTCATAATGTGAAAGATCCATTAGAGGATTTATTACAGTCAGTAGAAGCCATTATGATCGCCTATGCGCAAGCTTTATTGGTTGATCGAAAAGCATTAAACGAAGCACAGAACAATAACGACGTGGCAAAAGCACAGGAAATTTTGCAAAATACTTTCCGGAGCGATTTAAGGGCTTTAGTAGCCGAGGCGAGATTGAGAGCTGGAGCGGCCTTATCGCCAATCGAATTATACCGGGGTTTAGAGGTTAGAAATAAGTTAGTTGATCACCGCGGAAATACTGTTGCCACAGGTTTGTAAATAGAGAAATAGAAATGCCTAAACCTGTTATTGCCATATTTGATGTCGGGAAAACAAATAAAAAACTGTTTCTGATAGACGAAAATTACAGTATTGTTTACGAACGGTCTGCACGTTTTGTAGAAACAGTTGATGAAGATGGCGAACCATGCGAAAATCTGGAAAGTCTGCGTTTATCCGTTTACGATTCCCTGCATCAGGTTTTGCAGTTAAAAGAGTTTGATGTTAAGGCCATAAACTTTTCTACTTATGGTGCCAGTTTTGTTTATCTCGATGAAAATGGCAATCCACTAACACCACTTTATAACTATTTAAAGGAATATCCCGAGGAGCTTAAAAAGGCCTTTTATTCAAAATATGGAGGCGAGGAGAAGATCTCCTTAGAAACAGCTTCACCAATTTTAGGTAGCTTAAATTCGGGGATGCAATTGTACCGCCTAAAGCACGAAAAACCCGAAATATTTAAAAAGGTAAAATGGGCTTTACACCTGCCTCAATATTTAAGCTATTTGATCACAGGTAAGGCAGTGGCCGATATCACCAGTATTGGTTGCCATACCCAGCTTTGGGATTTCAATAAAAACAAATACCACGATTGGGTATCTGAAGAAAAAATAGGGGAGAAATTTGGCGAATTCACTGCGGCAGATTCGAGTTTAACAACCAATTTTGAAGGAAATGCAATACAAGTAGGTGTTGGCTTGCACGATAGTTCTGCAGCATTGATTCCTTACCTGGCCAATTTTAATACGCCATTTGTACTCATCTCAACCGGAACATGGTGCATTAGTTTAAATCCTTTTAACCAGGAGCCATTAACAGCTGAAGAACTTAAACAAGATTGCCTGTGTTATATGCACTTTAAAGGTAAGGCAATTAAGGCTTCGCGGATTTTTGCGGGCTACGAGCATGAAGTACAACTTAAGCGGATTGCAGAACATTTCGATCGTGCGGCTTATCTGTTTAAACATTTGAAGTTTAACCCTGCAATGATTTTAAAACTGGCCAATAAAATACCCGAAAACCAACAGGAACAACAGGGTTTTTCAGCAAGTTCAGCTTTTCCTGATCGCGATTTGAACCTCTTTCAAACGGCAGAAGAAGCCTATCATCAACTGATTTTTGACCTGATCAAACAGCAGATTTATTCGTTGAAACTGATCTTAAATGCAGGAGTAAAAAGAATTTTTGTAGATGGTGGTTTCGGTAAAAATGCAATTTATATGCATCTGTTAGCGATTTCTATTCCAGATATAGAGGTTTATGCTTCTTCAGTTTCGCAAGCTACGGCAATAGGTACAGCTTTGGCAATAAATGATGCCTGGAACGAAAACCCAGCACCAACGGATATGATCCAGCTAAAATACTATTCTGCCATACAACGAACCATAGATTTTTAGGGATTTCCGTATATTAGAATTTCATACATCAATATTGTCAATTTGAAACCAGAAGATTTAATCCCCTATCTTAACGTCGACGAATATTCGTCGACGCCAAAATACAAGCAGCTAACCAATGCCATTTTGGCGGCTATTGAAAGTGGTAAACTTCTGAAAAATAGTTTGTTGCCTTCTATAAATGAACTGAGTTTCAGTCTGGAGATGTCGAGAGATACTGCAGAAAAAGGTTACCGTAATCTCCGGAAATTAGGGGTGGTTGATTCTGTACCAGGCAAGGGTTATTTTATTATCAATACCGATTTTTCACGGAAACTGAAGGTTTGTTTGCTTTTTAATAAACTCAGTACACACAAAAAGATCATTTACGATTCCTTCACTAAAACCTTGGGAGAACGCGCTG
This genomic interval carries:
- a CDS encoding sugar isomerase, which gives rise to MNIEQNQIEKHNDSLLTSHQRKLSFLKEDWSHVDLESVIQKLVDFQIAIPSWALGTGGTRFGRFAITGGEPRNIEEKIEDVGLLHALNGASGAISLHIPWDIPQNAEALKTLASGYGLKFDAMNSNTFQDQKGAAHSYKFGSLQNVNKDIRKQAIEHNIEVIKHGIALGSDALTVWLADGSCFPGQLNFRKAFENTLESLQEIYSALPENWKMFVEYKAFEPNFYSTTVGDWGQSLLYASKLGKKAYTLVDLGHHLPNANIEQIVALLLMEGKLGGFHFNDSKYGDDDLTAGSIKPYQLFLIFNELVEGMDAKGMNHAKDLGWMIDASHNVKDPLEDLLQSVEAIMIAYAQALLVDRKALNEAQNNNDVAKAQEILQNTFRSDLRALVAEARLRAGAALSPIELYRGLEVRNKLVDHRGNTVATGL
- a CDS encoding FGGY-family carbohydrate kinase, giving the protein MPKPVIAIFDVGKTNKKLFLIDENYSIVYERSARFVETVDEDGEPCENLESLRLSVYDSLHQVLQLKEFDVKAINFSTYGASFVYLDENGNPLTPLYNYLKEYPEELKKAFYSKYGGEEKISLETASPILGSLNSGMQLYRLKHEKPEIFKKVKWALHLPQYLSYLITGKAVADITSIGCHTQLWDFNKNKYHDWVSEEKIGEKFGEFTAADSSLTTNFEGNAIQVGVGLHDSSAALIPYLANFNTPFVLISTGTWCISLNPFNQEPLTAEELKQDCLCYMHFKGKAIKASRIFAGYEHEVQLKRIAEHFDRAAYLFKHLKFNPAMILKLANKIPENQQEQQGFSASSAFPDRDLNLFQTAEEAYHQLIFDLIKQQIYSLKLILNAGVKRIFVDGGFGKNAIYMHLLAISIPDIEVYASSVSQATAIGTALAINDAWNENPAPTDMIQLKYYSAIQRTIDF